A genome region from Scyliorhinus canicula chromosome 16, sScyCan1.1, whole genome shotgun sequence includes the following:
- the tmem240b gene encoding transmembrane protein 240: MLLTANTMIFMFVGTSMVMAIACIVDMNALLDRFHNYILPHLRGEDRVCHCNCGRHHIHYVIPYDADQSVVDSSENYFVTDNVTKQEIDLMLGLLLGFCISWFLVWMDGVLHCVVRAWRTSRRYDNSWSWIPRLCNLKDFRRRSHRQYEDSAGNMVHIKQKLYHNGHPSPRHL, translated from the exons ATGCTCCTCACCGCCAACACCATGATCTTCATGTTCGTGGGGACGTCCATGGTGATG GCGATAGCTTGCATCGTGGATATGAACGCTCTGCTCGACCGATTCCACAATTATATCCTCCCGCATTTACGAGGTGAAGACCGGGTCTGTCACTGCAACTGTGGAAG GCACCACATTCACTATGTCATTCCCTACgatgccgatcagtctgtggtcGATTCCTCAGAAAATTACTTTGTGACGGACAATGTGACAAAGCAGGAGATTGACCTGATGCTGGGCCTGCTCCTGGGCTTCTGTATCAGCTGGTTCCTGGTGTGGATGGATGGTGTCCTTCACTGCGTCGTCAGGGCCTGGAGGACAAGCCGGCGTTATG ATAACTCCTGGTCTTGGATCCCAAGGTTATGCAATCTGAAGGATTTCAGGAGGCGCTCCCACCGGCAATATGAGGACTCCGCAGGGAACATGGTGCATATCAAACAGAAACTGTATCACAACGGGCACCCGAGCCCACGACACCTGTAA